Proteins from a genomic interval of Erwinia sp. SLM-02:
- a CDS encoding DUF6246 family protein, producing the protein MTPVKEIGECLITVGDEEYFFRPSLLAMTRIGEPREIVQAFYDLHNDEVTPLLQRAVDAYGKVPEWLVSYIDEQQVAKASISAAMAVIAACCERDVSRLTGELRPAKVGRTFKYRPGAMTPFDMVAVAQGLITHGIIGKAKVRQLQRHETGQATTEFRAFEYISAARNQFGISRDEAQQLSMTEFTLMLAAKYPDQKGYTREEYDLAADEFFARRAKMRAKAGEKAVQKNASQ; encoded by the coding sequence ATGACACCAGTTAAAGAAATCGGCGAATGCCTGATTACTGTCGGCGACGAGGAATATTTCTTCCGGCCGTCGTTGCTGGCGATGACGCGGATCGGGGAACCACGCGAAATCGTGCAAGCGTTCTATGACCTGCACAACGACGAAGTGACGCCGCTACTGCAGCGCGCGGTCGATGCTTACGGCAAGGTGCCCGAGTGGCTGGTGAGCTACATCGATGAGCAGCAGGTTGCCAAAGCATCGATATCGGCGGCAATGGCGGTTATCGCTGCCTGCTGCGAGCGTGACGTGTCACGGCTGACTGGGGAACTGCGACCGGCGAAGGTAGGGCGCACATTCAAGTACCGTCCGGGTGCCATGACGCCGTTTGACATGGTAGCGGTCGCGCAGGGGCTGATTACCCACGGCATCATCGGTAAAGCCAAGGTTCGCCAATTGCAGCGACATGAAACCGGCCAGGCCACCACGGAGTTTCGCGCCTTCGAATACATCAGCGCTGCCCGCAATCAGTTCGGTATTAGCCGCGATGAAGCGCAACAGCTGTCTATGACCGAGTTCACACTGATGCTGGCCGCCAAGTATCCGGATCAGAAGGGGTACACGCGAGAGGAGTACGACCTGGCCGCAGATGAATTTTTTGCTCGTAGGGCGAAAATGAGAGCGAAAGCAGGTGAAAAGGCCGTGCAAAAAAATGCTAGCCAATAG
- a CDS encoding DUF1073 domain-containing protein — translation MNLQPRENFLVNALAATVGRLRSMYAGVNGNTKRTKLWDEFGYPDQVGFEQYYRAYERNAVAHAAVHKLLDSCWVDNPTIIDGDEAKEATNTTPWEKQVTKLLKKHWPKIKDADRRNLIGQYSALLIQFKDSREWHQPVDRVAVGRLKEKAIVKLIPAWESQVKPGNFETDTMSENYGQPVSFNFNEQPVGDDGTYGPVRGVTVHPDRIIILCEGSEDENMLSGVPLLRAGYNKLLDLEKVSGGSAEGFLKNASRQLGIAFDKDTDIATLSNQAKEAGFKDLGDALNDKVGRMNRGTDAALVMQAGAPSVLSVAAADPEPTWTVTANEFAASIQCPFTIQFGQQTGRLASNEDKTDWAKRCNGRRWGFMSAVITAVIERFWTMGAIDRPVSGEVTLAWSDLLAPSEKEKIANMQAMADVAQKTQQAYGTPAIEANEVRAVGELEPLKEPEPPNPNAKPDKDPLTDDDDSDNPDRDANRTAH, via the coding sequence GTGAATCTACAACCTCGAGAAAATTTTCTCGTTAATGCGCTGGCTGCTACCGTCGGCCGCCTGCGATCGATGTATGCCGGGGTAAACGGCAACACGAAACGCACAAAGCTGTGGGACGAGTTCGGTTATCCGGATCAGGTCGGTTTCGAGCAGTATTACCGGGCCTATGAACGCAACGCCGTGGCACACGCTGCGGTGCATAAGCTGCTGGACAGCTGCTGGGTGGATAACCCAACGATCATCGATGGTGACGAGGCGAAGGAAGCGACCAATACCACTCCATGGGAAAAACAGGTAACCAAGCTGCTGAAAAAGCACTGGCCGAAAATCAAGGATGCTGACCGGCGCAACCTGATTGGCCAGTACTCTGCGCTGTTGATCCAGTTCAAAGACAGTCGTGAGTGGCATCAGCCGGTTGACCGGGTGGCGGTTGGCAGGCTGAAAGAAAAGGCCATTGTGAAGCTGATACCCGCGTGGGAGTCGCAGGTCAAACCGGGTAACTTCGAAACCGACACGATGTCGGAGAACTACGGGCAGCCAGTGAGCTTTAACTTCAACGAGCAGCCGGTGGGTGACGATGGCACCTATGGGCCGGTGCGCGGCGTCACTGTTCACCCAGATCGCATCATCATCCTTTGTGAAGGTTCAGAAGACGAGAACATGCTTTCCGGCGTGCCGCTACTGCGCGCCGGATATAACAAGCTGCTCGATCTGGAGAAGGTATCCGGTGGCAGCGCGGAAGGGTTCCTGAAGAATGCCAGCCGCCAGCTGGGTATCGCGTTCGATAAAGATACCGATATAGCGACACTATCGAATCAGGCGAAAGAGGCCGGATTTAAAGATCTTGGTGATGCTCTGAACGATAAAGTTGGCAGAATGAACCGCGGTACTGATGCGGCACTGGTCATGCAGGCCGGCGCACCATCGGTGCTGTCGGTCGCTGCCGCCGATCCGGAACCAACGTGGACGGTGACCGCCAACGAGTTCGCCGCCTCAATCCAGTGCCCGTTTACCATTCAGTTCGGCCAGCAGACCGGCCGGCTGGCATCCAACGAGGACAAGACGGACTGGGCGAAGCGCTGTAATGGTCGCCGCTGGGGATTTATGTCCGCGGTGATCACAGCCGTAATCGAGCGTTTCTGGACAATGGGGGCTATTGACCGGCCCGTCTCCGGCGAAGTCACACTGGCCTGGTCCGACTTACTTGCCCCGAGCGAGAAAGAGAAGATCGCCAATATGCAGGCGATGGCCGACGTGGCACAGAAAACGCAGCAGGCTTACGGCACCCCGGCCATTGAGGCTAACGAGGTGCGCGCTGTAGGCGAGCTGGAGCCGCTGAAAGAACCTGAACCGCCCAACCCCAACGCTAAACCCGATAAGGATCCGCTGACAGATGACGACGACAGCGATAACCCGGATCGGGACGCCAATCGTACCGCGCATTAA
- a CDS encoding major capsid protein yields MFAFSTRRATETNNLEVNTAQFQELQFARNASSQAVADFIARTRIRGDAANTPALDATNAVDDIRRLYRSYDQTVLAQFEPNTEFTLLNDLMPLSRSVRLEESVYEYARTGGRGWAHTSMSGQIGAALDAKSYTFDGTMVPIHDSGFKFNWRDPVFNKGSALSSLSDAQSGSVNDVRRQYVDYIWDGFRDSEGNFIKFDNYTWKGVRGDERVAHVTLTINFATSTDPEAMRKAAIALRDVLKVQNFQYGQQTWYVSAEVMSNLEQYYDTTNKTRTVLEELLKLSGISAIKEDSKLTGNQILIVPLQAGVIAPIVGQAFGTVADPRQFYNSDYVWRTWGAAGLMVKQDINGKFSVIYASN; encoded by the coding sequence ATGTTTGCATTCTCAACCCGCCGGGCAACTGAAACCAATAACCTCGAGGTTAATACGGCTCAGTTCCAGGAACTTCAGTTCGCGCGTAACGCCAGTTCGCAGGCCGTTGCCGACTTCATTGCACGCACTCGAATTCGTGGTGACGCTGCCAATACGCCAGCGCTTGATGCCACCAACGCAGTCGACGACATCCGCCGCCTGTATCGCTCTTACGACCAGACGGTGCTGGCGCAGTTCGAACCCAATACCGAGTTCACGCTGCTGAACGACCTGATGCCGCTGTCGCGCTCTGTCCGTCTGGAAGAGTCGGTGTACGAGTACGCACGCACCGGCGGCCGTGGCTGGGCACATACCTCGATGTCAGGTCAGATCGGCGCGGCGCTGGATGCTAAGAGCTACACCTTCGACGGCACCATGGTGCCAATTCACGACAGCGGCTTTAAGTTCAACTGGCGCGACCCGGTATTTAACAAAGGATCTGCGCTTTCCTCCCTGTCTGATGCTCAGTCCGGCTCTGTGAACGATGTGCGCCGCCAGTACGTTGACTACATCTGGGACGGTTTCCGCGATAGTGAAGGCAACTTCATCAAGTTCGACAACTACACCTGGAAGGGTGTGCGCGGCGATGAGCGCGTTGCTCACGTGACGCTGACCATCAACTTTGCCACCAGTACCGATCCGGAAGCGATGCGCAAAGCCGCCATCGCACTGCGTGACGTGCTGAAGGTGCAGAACTTCCAGTACGGCCAGCAAACCTGGTACGTGTCCGCCGAAGTGATGTCGAACCTCGAGCAGTATTACGACACCACCAACAAAACCCGCACCGTGCTGGAAGAGCTGCTGAAGCTGTCGGGTATCTCGGCGATAAAAGAAGACTCCAAACTCACCGGCAACCAGATCCTGATTGTACCGCTGCAGGCGGGCGTCATCGCACCAATCGTTGGACAGGCGTTCGGCACCGTTGCCGATCCGCGCCAGTTCTACAACAGCGATTACGTATGGCGCACCTGGGGCGCTGCCGGCCTGATGGTCAAGCAGGACATCAACGGCAAGTTCTCCGTCATTTACGCTTCCAACTAA
- a CDS encoding phage head morphogenesis protein has product MTTTAITRIGTPIVPRIKTDPTQSARQVGRMFRDIDERYLTIKRRLKALFDERLTGVASAVNIQQGFMACNNAEGPDTLYQVNAGTFIYDMSAAQLADLLQIVQTILDDALLEGGSQNLWSLGYVGAEYERGTLQAFTNLSAQSQVYAQQTSLAQLLSSPALQNQIAAAYVATYSEWKGISDAARSDLANVISNSIGRGINPRETAGIISKRLNVSMSSAKNIAQTEQVGALREAQWLETDWARDRLGLNTMLLHLSALKPTTRTTHAFWHGKTRTTEAVREWYSIDGNRYRCYCSQIPCVVDDDGKVVNKGLMVKLAEERQQWITN; this is encoded by the coding sequence ATGACGACGACAGCGATAACCCGGATCGGGACGCCAATCGTACCGCGCATTAAAACCGACCCCACGCAGTCAGCCCGACAGGTTGGCCGAATGTTCCGTGATATCGACGAGCGTTATCTGACCATCAAGCGAAGACTCAAGGCGTTGTTTGATGAACGCCTGACGGGTGTGGCAAGTGCGGTTAATATCCAGCAGGGCTTCATGGCCTGCAACAATGCCGAAGGACCGGATACGCTCTACCAGGTTAACGCCGGTACGTTCATCTACGATATGAGCGCGGCGCAGCTGGCCGACCTGCTGCAGATTGTCCAGACCATATTGGATGACGCGCTGCTGGAGGGCGGCAGCCAGAATCTCTGGTCGCTAGGCTACGTTGGCGCTGAGTATGAGCGCGGCACGCTGCAGGCGTTTACCAACCTTTCGGCCCAGTCGCAGGTGTACGCCCAGCAAACCTCGCTGGCCCAGTTGCTGAGCAGTCCGGCCTTACAGAACCAGATCGCTGCTGCGTACGTGGCGACCTACAGCGAATGGAAAGGCATCAGCGATGCAGCCCGCTCAGACCTCGCAAACGTAATCTCCAATTCGATTGGGCGAGGCATCAATCCGCGGGAAACGGCTGGCATCATCAGTAAGCGCCTCAATGTCTCTATGTCCAGTGCGAAGAACATCGCGCAAACCGAGCAGGTTGGCGCATTGCGCGAGGCTCAGTGGCTTGAAACGGACTGGGCAAGGGATCGGCTCGGGCTGAATACCATGCTGCTGCACCTTTCAGCGCTGAAACCAACCACTCGCACCACGCATGCTTTTTGGCATGGTAAGACCAGAACCACTGAAGCCGTGCGAGAGTGGTACAGCATCGACGGCAACCGTTATCGATGCTATTGCAGCCAGATTCCTTGCGTCGTGGATGACGATGGTAAGGTGGTAAATAAAGGCCTGATGGTAAAGCTGGCGGAAGAACGCCAGCAATGGATAACTAATTAG
- a CDS encoding DUF7370 family protein, with product MAEQITAAQVKQQLSALGYTVPDFMIDAYLCKLEGINACLEAAGYDDCDLILIRVYAVTLMAVTAFGQRIKSQSAPSGASRSFDYSGDIKNMRNTLVALDKTGCTSGLPIDVGSSVGFFDVVGG from the coding sequence ATGGCAGAGCAGATAACGGCGGCGCAGGTAAAACAGCAGTTATCTGCGCTGGGTTATACCGTCCCGGACTTCATGATTGATGCCTACCTGTGCAAGCTCGAGGGCATCAACGCCTGCCTGGAGGCCGCTGGTTACGACGATTGCGACCTGATACTGATCCGCGTGTATGCCGTCACCCTGATGGCGGTAACCGCGTTTGGCCAGCGCATCAAGTCGCAGTCAGCCCCGTCCGGCGCGTCGCGGTCGTTCGATTACAGCGGCGACATCAAAAACATGCGTAATACCCTGGTTGCGCTCGATAAGACCGGCTGCACGTCGGGTCTGCCGATCGACGTTGGCAGCAGTGTGGGTTTTTTCGATGTGGTGGGAGGTTGA
- a CDS encoding phage tail termination protein, protein MNPPIYQRVSDLLENAGLTAGYEVQWLIWQDSGDKKARYIVVRPNGGSSIDRDMASDYYVMVDVITGTSPGDYSRSESDVQAIVDWVQQNPLNPCIGQISNMGGIPSPVLTTEGRMVWRLQFVCLYGG, encoded by the coding sequence GTGAATCCGCCCATCTACCAGCGCGTCAGTGATTTGCTGGAGAATGCCGGGCTGACAGCAGGGTATGAGGTTCAGTGGCTTATCTGGCAGGACAGCGGCGATAAAAAGGCGCGTTACATCGTGGTCCGCCCGAACGGAGGCTCGTCAATCGACCGGGATATGGCGTCTGACTATTACGTGATGGTCGACGTCATCACCGGCACATCGCCGGGCGATTACTCACGGTCGGAAAGCGACGTGCAGGCAATCGTCGACTGGGTGCAGCAGAACCCGCTCAATCCCTGCATTGGCCAAATATCCAACATGGGCGGCATACCATCGCCGGTTCTCACTACTGAGGGGCGTATGGTGTGGCGTCTGCAGTTCGTCTGCCTGTACGGCGGGTGA
- a CDS encoding HK97 gp10 family phage protein: MGVKVKGVKQVSNNINRMIDSFEGRRTVRAIYSALYYIGIESAVKVPIDTSMLLNSQFRDVTTQGTRIIGKIGYSANYAAAVHEAKGIHLGTKTPRPVKPGEKPGSRGNIWDRTGEPKFLEKPAEDARSKVHDIIVKEMSL; this comes from the coding sequence ATGGGCGTGAAAGTGAAGGGCGTGAAGCAGGTCAGCAACAACATCAACCGCATGATCGACAGCTTCGAGGGCCGCCGGACGGTGCGCGCAATTTACTCTGCGCTGTATTACATCGGCATTGAGTCTGCGGTGAAAGTGCCGATCGATACGAGCATGCTGCTGAACTCGCAGTTTCGTGACGTAACCACGCAAGGCACCCGGATCATCGGGAAAATCGGGTACTCCGCTAATTACGCTGCCGCAGTTCATGAGGCGAAAGGTATTCATCTCGGTACCAAAACTCCGCGTCCAGTAAAGCCAGGCGAGAAGCCAGGATCGCGTGGAAATATCTGGGACCGGACCGGCGAGCCGAAATTCCTCGAAAAACCTGCTGAAGATGCGCGTAGCAAGGTGCACGACATCATCGTGAAGGAGATGAGCCTGTGA
- a CDS encoding DUF2213 domain-containing protein has protein sequence MKRNRVNVLTVVNSASNITTETIDGKPHIVVRGITPVVDDIVMNRKLYPAAEIAKAYNTLERNPMPFGHPKVDGKHVSARDVRAVNNYHVGAWFQNVTHNDGKVSGDMYVDRQYAEGSEKGKRLVNRLDEMAAGTNVEPIHISTGLLYSGIAANGESKGKKYNEIATNMVFDHVAVLLDEPGAGTPEEGVGIFVNADGEEQEIEVVRLADSANCTREGLLNKTKFFFTNASNFSFDDIQRAISDKLREGRSDENWLWPESVWPDNFIYRDAARYFKQKYLIGDDGKAVFVGEPVEVVRKPTEYEVKTNGEENPMKDLIVNALQAAGKPTEGKSDAELMDAYNQLQAEKAADKSETPEQKAAREKAEKEERERANNNAEAPAWFKPFADKLTTIESGLAVNADKEKGEKRAAVKDKFGLNDLAVNALDGAALDGLYAQCSSTFGLNGAHRQQSATNSFSEMPE, from the coding sequence ATGAAACGCAACCGCGTTAACGTGCTGACCGTCGTCAACTCCGCTTCAAACATCACCACCGAAACTATCGACGGCAAGCCACATATCGTGGTTCGCGGCATCACGCCCGTTGTCGACGATATCGTGATGAACCGGAAGTTGTACCCGGCAGCCGAAATAGCAAAAGCCTACAACACGCTCGAGCGCAACCCGATGCCGTTCGGCCACCCGAAAGTGGACGGCAAGCACGTTTCGGCGCGCGATGTCCGGGCGGTGAATAACTACCACGTTGGGGCCTGGTTCCAGAATGTGACCCACAACGACGGGAAGGTGTCGGGCGACATGTACGTCGATCGCCAGTACGCCGAGGGCAGCGAGAAGGGTAAGCGCCTGGTGAACCGTCTTGATGAGATGGCTGCCGGTACCAACGTCGAGCCGATCCACATCTCAACCGGGCTTCTCTATTCCGGCATCGCCGCGAACGGTGAGTCCAAAGGCAAAAAGTACAACGAAATCGCCACCAACATGGTGTTCGACCACGTGGCCGTGCTGCTGGATGAACCGGGTGCCGGCACGCCGGAAGAGGGCGTCGGCATTTTCGTGAATGCCGATGGCGAGGAACAAGAAATCGAGGTTGTGCGCCTGGCTGATTCCGCTAACTGCACCCGCGAAGGTCTGCTGAACAAAACGAAGTTCTTCTTCACCAACGCCTCTAATTTTTCATTCGACGATATCCAGCGAGCTATCAGCGACAAGCTGCGGGAAGGCCGCTCCGACGAAAATTGGCTGTGGCCTGAAAGCGTATGGCCCGACAACTTCATCTATCGCGATGCAGCCCGCTATTTCAAACAAAAGTATCTGATCGGCGATGACGGCAAGGCTGTTTTCGTCGGTGAGCCTGTAGAAGTCGTGCGCAAACCCACTGAGTACGAAGTTAAAACCAACGGAGAAGAGAATCCGATGAAAGACCTGATCGTAAACGCGCTACAAGCCGCTGGTAAGCCGACTGAAGGCAAATCCGACGCTGAGCTGATGGACGCATACAACCAGTTGCAAGCCGAAAAGGCCGCTGACAAATCCGAAACCCCTGAACAAAAGGCCGCCCGCGAAAAGGCTGAGAAGGAAGAACGCGAGCGGGCGAACAATAACGCCGAAGCGCCGGCATGGTTCAAGCCGTTTGCAGACAAACTGACCACCATCGAAAGCGGACTGGCGGTTAACGCCGACAAAGAAAAGGGCGAAAAGCGCGCTGCAGTTAAGGATAAATTTGGCCTCAACGATCTGGCCGTGAACGCACTCGACGGTGCTGCACTCGATGGCCTGTATGCGCAATGCTCGTCCACGTTCGGCCTGAACGGCGCGCACCGCCAGCAGTCCGCCACCAATTCATTCAGCGAAATGCCGGAGTAA
- a CDS encoding terminase: protein MKPEHLKLLADKDWRLNNLYWITDKEGKPTRFRMTPEQREYFEGIHTRNIILKARQLGFTTEVCIIQLDAALFESAKCALIAHTLNDVKRLFREKVKFAYDNLPDEIKAANPASNDSAGELVFKKGGSLYVSTSFRGGTLRYLHVSEFGKICAKYPEKAREIVTGAFEAVSTGCFATIESTAEGRAGYFFDYCQIAEKAQLQGKQLSPLDWKFFFFSWWKNPQYAIDPVEPLPQRLVDYFAEMEAKHGVVLNERQKAWYFAKEKTLGDDMKREYPTIPAEAFQQSVEGAYYAKQFRWLYTNKRIGALPDNSHLPVHTFWDIGVGDSTAIWFVREVGEEFHVIDYYENSGEGLRHYMKVLKDRGYEYGEHWGPHDIENREFGSDAKSRKELAREGYEIDGQKYSMTFKVVPKTGVDTGIESVRELLPKCVFDEEKCSEGITHLEGYRKEWDDKRGCWKDKPLHDATSHGADGFRYFAVAKNNHKKVGAIFF, encoded by the coding sequence AGCGCGAGTACTTTGAGGGCATCCATACCCGCAACATCATTCTGAAGGCGCGCCAACTCGGATTTACCACCGAGGTGTGCATTATCCAGCTGGATGCCGCGCTGTTCGAGTCTGCCAAGTGCGCGCTGATCGCCCACACGCTGAACGACGTCAAGCGCCTGTTCCGCGAGAAGGTGAAATTCGCCTACGACAACCTGCCCGACGAGATTAAAGCGGCCAACCCGGCCAGCAATGATTCCGCCGGCGAGCTGGTTTTCAAGAAGGGCGGTTCACTCTACGTCAGCACCTCATTTCGCGGCGGTACGCTGCGTTACCTGCACGTTTCCGAGTTCGGCAAGATATGCGCCAAGTACCCGGAGAAAGCCCGGGAAATCGTCACAGGTGCGTTTGAGGCTGTATCGACGGGATGCTTTGCCACGATCGAAAGCACGGCAGAGGGGCGGGCAGGTTACTTCTTCGACTATTGCCAGATCGCTGAGAAAGCCCAACTGCAGGGTAAGCAACTGTCGCCGCTGGACTGGAAGTTTTTCTTCTTCTCCTGGTGGAAGAATCCGCAGTACGCAATCGACCCGGTAGAGCCACTCCCGCAGCGCCTGGTTGATTACTTTGCCGAAATGGAGGCAAAGCACGGCGTCGTGCTGAACGAGCGTCAGAAGGCCTGGTACTTCGCCAAAGAGAAGACGCTCGGCGACGACATGAAGCGCGAGTACCCGACCATCCCGGCTGAGGCGTTCCAGCAGTCGGTCGAGGGCGCTTACTACGCGAAACAGTTCCGCTGGCTCTACACCAACAAACGGATCGGCGCGTTACCTGATAACTCGCATCTTCCGGTACACACGTTCTGGGATATCGGCGTGGGCGACTCCACGGCCATCTGGTTCGTGCGGGAGGTCGGCGAAGAGTTTCACGTAATCGACTACTACGAAAACTCCGGTGAAGGCCTGCGGCACTATATGAAGGTGCTGAAGGACCGGGGCTATGAGTACGGCGAGCACTGGGGACCGCACGATATCGAAAACCGCGAGTTCGGCTCTGATGCCAAGTCCCGTAAGGAACTGGCGCGGGAGGGGTATGAAATCGACGGCCAGAAATATTCCATGACCTTCAAGGTGGTACCGAAAACGGGCGTCGACACAGGCATTGAGTCGGTGCGCGAGCTGCTACCGAAGTGCGTCTTTGACGAGGAAAAATGCAGTGAGGGCATTACCCACCTGGAGGGCTACCGCAAAGAGTGGGACGACAAGCGCGGGTGCTGGAAAGACAAGCCTCTTCACGACGCAACATCTCACGGTGCCGACGGGTTCCGCTACTTTGCCGTAGCGAAGAACAACCATAAAAAAGTCGGCGCTATCTTCTTTTAA
- a CDS encoding Ig-like domain-containing protein, whose product MQGCSTNNGQLIGRAKTLELAYGCPDQVPGEADWKLLGLPTSATWDLSPEALTSDADNGGFSASMIVSLDPTYSIEGEVRVNDRTDEFGIQQAVKYVVDEVRARRQPTVWMRFQWGDYYHIGYMVVSGLSDGGGVKEIVTYSLELKINDGTTFQIIEADSDIPVTGVTVLPTTSNIAAGASTTFAVTVNPADADNKQFTVSSSVPARATAAVAGNTVTVSAPSGATAGTAVITVKSVDGEYTATHTVTVTAA is encoded by the coding sequence ATGCAAGGCTGCTCCACAAACAATGGCCAGCTCATTGGCCGCGCCAAAACGCTGGAACTGGCGTACGGCTGCCCGGACCAGGTGCCGGGGGAGGCCGACTGGAAACTGCTGGGCCTGCCAACGTCCGCAACGTGGGATTTAAGCCCGGAGGCGCTGACGTCGGATGCTGATAACGGCGGCTTCAGTGCCAGCATGATCGTCAGCCTGGACCCGACTTACTCGATTGAGGGTGAGGTACGCGTTAACGATCGCACTGACGAATTCGGCATTCAGCAGGCCGTCAAATACGTGGTCGACGAAGTACGCGCCCGCCGCCAGCCCACCGTCTGGATGCGCTTCCAGTGGGGTGATTATTACCACATCGGTTATATGGTGGTTTCTGGTCTCAGTGATGGCGGCGGTGTAAAAGAAATCGTGACCTACAGCCTTGAGCTGAAGATTAACGATGGCACCACTTTCCAGATCATCGAGGCTGACAGCGACATCCCGGTCACCGGCGTGACTGTTCTGCCGACGACCAGCAACATCGCTGCTGGTGCCAGCACCACGTTCGCGGTAACGGTCAACCCGGCTGATGCTGACAATAAGCAGTTCACAGTGTCATCCTCCGTTCCGGCTCGGGCCACTGCGGCAGTCGCTGGCAACACGGTTACCGTGTCAGCGCCGTCTGGTGCCACCGCCGGTACTGCGGTCATTACGGTTAAATCGGTCGACGGTGAGTACACCGCCACGCATACCGTGACGGTCACCGCAGCGTAA